One window of Microtus pennsylvanicus isolate mMicPen1 chromosome X, mMicPen1.hap1, whole genome shotgun sequence genomic DNA carries:
- the LOC142840879 gene encoding large ribosomal subunit protein eL31-like, protein MAPAKKGGEKKGRSAINEVVTREYTINIHKRIHSVGFKKRAPRALKEIRKFAMKEMGTPDVRIDTRLNKAVWAKGIRNVPYRIRVRLSRKRNEDEDSPNKLYTLVTYMPVTTFKNIQRVNVDEN, encoded by the coding sequence ATGGCTCCCGCAAAGAAGGGTGGCGAGAAGAAGGGCCGTTCTGCCATCAACGAGGTGGTGACCCGAGAATACACCATCAACATTCACAAGCGCATCCATAGCGTGGGCTTTAAGAAGCGTGCTCCTAGGGCACTTAAAGAAATCCGGAAATTTGCCATGAAGGAGATGGGGACTCCAGATGTGCGGATTGATACCAGGCTCAATAAAGCTGTCTGGGCCAAAGGAATAAGGAATGTTCCATATCGTATCCGGGTACGTTTGTCCAGAAAACGTAATGAGGATGAGGACTCACCAAACAAACTCTACACATTGGTAACTTACATGCCTGTTACCACAttcaaaaatatacagagagtcaaTGTGGATGAGAACTAA